The Candidatus Cloacimonadota bacterium genome includes the window GCTGCTCTGCATCGGGGTTTTCCAAATTTTCTCCCCTGTTTGAGGGGAGATCCGGCAGTTGCCGGAGAGGGGTAAATAATGAAAATTCGATTTTCAGCTTGCTGAAATAAATTTAGCGAAATACACCTTGGCTCTGCCACGGTGATAGTCAAATTTAAGAATTTTCTTTATTTCGGAAACCTGGCATTCGAAAGTCTGCCAGGTTTTTAATAATCATCGTATTCAATTATTTCAAATTTCAATTCGATATTTTGATCGTTTTCATATAAAGAACAACTAAGGATTACAGTTAAACCAGAATATGAAGGACAGCGCATATCAATCCAATGAAAAGTTCCATTACTATTAATATCTTCATTCAAACTCCAGTTTCCAAACTTATTTTGTTCTTTAATATTAAAGAGAAAGTTTTTCAGATTTTGAAGGTAGCTTGAAGCTTTTTCATGATTATTTCCTTCGAAATATTGTACTATTACTGTATAACCGCTTTCACCATCTTCATACCAATATTCATAATATGCAACTTCCGCTCCTGGAAAATCAACATTAACTAATTTATTGCCAAATGTGCCATGAACTTTATTCTCAGAAATAACTTCTTTGAAGTAATTATCTGATGAATTCAGAATACTGGAAACAGCTTGATAAAATTTTTCGGAATCAATTGCATCTGATGATTGAGCTTCAACATTAAAGATAAGTCCAGTAATAACTATCATTACAAAGAATATTTTTTTCATAAGTTCCTCCAATCTATTATCTTCATATGAGTTCTGCATAATAGAGTTTTTTCGTCTTCCTGACGTTTTCTTCCAAGTTGTTCTTACGGCTTCGAGAAACTACGCCGGCACAAGTGGGAAGGATCTCGCTTTAATGAGATTCTTCAGTAGATATTTCCTGAAAGAAACTTCAGAATGACTGCATTTTTAATTATACAGATTCCTTTTATTTTCATCAACCTTTTAGGTTCTCAATTTTTGTAATGAATTTTTTTACTCTGTTTTCACTTACACTATTCTGCCAGTTTCCATCTATTTTGAAATGAGAACCAATTATAAATCCGTCAGCATAATTCCAATATTCAGAGATGTTTTGGATCGATATTCCTGAACCGATCAAAATGGCTAGTTTTGTAGATCTTTCAGCTTCTTTCAAATCAGAAAGCTCGGTTTTTTCCGAAGTGGATTTGCCGGTGATGATGATGCCATCACTCAAGAAGAATTCAGCGGCTTTGGTAAAATCGGAGATGCTTAGATCAGATGTGATAGCATGAGATGAATGCTTCTTCTGGACATCAGTGAAAATGGCAATGTGTTCAGCTCCGATTTTTTTGCGAAATCGCATCAATTCTCCGGCATCGGAGTTCATCAAGCCCTCATCAGCAATGTGGGAAAATACAAAACCTTCACAACGGACGAATTCGCATTCGGCAGCAAGTGCTGCCGCCAAAGCCGCCTGATTGGCTCCTGCCAGAATTTGCAAACCGCAGGGCAAATTCACTTCGCATTTCACTTCTCGGGCAATAGCAGTCATTGCAGCTGTAATCTCCGGACCAACTTCCCGATTCAAATAGGGAACATCGTGCATGTTTTCCAGCATGATCGCATCAACTCCACATTCCTGGTAGATTTTTGCTTCTTTGACAGCTAAATCAATAATTTCAGCAATTGTTTTGTCATTTTTTGGTGTTCCCGGCAAAGCCTGAACATGGATCATTCCAATAATTTTTTTAGTCTTGAAAAAATCTACTGTAAATTTGTTCATTATATTTTCCAATCCTTTCTAACGCATTTACAAAAACCGTGATAAATAGCACAGATTCCTCCAAAAATGGAGAAAAATCCCCAGAACAATGGAAGTGCAAAAATGTGCATTATGGAAATTTCACCGTTATTTGCCTTCACACTTTCCGAGATTATTGGAACGTAATAAATTCCAGCTGTAACAAGCATGCAGCCTGCTACGATCGCCGCATGACCAAAAATGATCATCCCATAGCGGTTTTTCACAAATGTTATCGTTATCAATCCTGTTGCTATGATCAATTTTACGAGAGCCCACATAATGATGCCCTGAGCAAAATGAATGACTGCAAAAACCAGCAATCCAATTCCCAATAATAATGTAATAATACTTCCAATTTTCATCTCTTTCTCCTTTTCGTCATCCTGAGGTAGCTCAAAGCTTCGGCTTGGCAGGCAAAATGACGATGTTTTGAGTAATTTCTTTAATAATCCATAACTTATCAATCCCAATGAAGTTGCAATTATTCCCATATATAATTCATCCACATTTTGCCAGAAACCAGTTAGTGTAATATTGCGCCAAACTGAAACCGTGATAACTCCCAGAATACTGGCAAAAATAAACTGATTATCTTTTATTTTTCCCGGAAAGATATAACCGTAAAGAACAGGTAATAATAAACAACTCGCCGAGTAACTTCCCAACGTTTTCCAAACATCTTTTATGTTCCCTTCAAATACAATTCCCAATATAACTGCCAGAATTCCCACGAAAATGATTCCCAAATGATAAAGTGAAACTTTTCCTTTCAATTTTCTTGGCATCAGATCATAGGAAACTGTGGTGCCGGCAATGAAAAGATAAGAATCCAATGTAGAAAGAATCGTAGCGAGAATCCCAGCCAAAACAAATCCTCTGATTCCTGCAGGTAGAATTTGCAAAGCATAGATCAGATAAGCTTTATCGGAAGCTGCTTCTGGAATTACAGCTCGTGCGTACATTGCACCGCTGGTCGTGCAGATATCGAATAAAAACCAGATCAAGGTAGAAATCAAGATTCCATTTCTGGCTGCTTTCTCATTTTTGGCAGCAAAAACTCGCTGGTAGAAATTCGGATCGACTAAAGTGGAAAGTGCGATAAATCCCCAAACCAAAGTAGTTGCAAGACCAACTCCGCCTGTAGGTGAAAAATGTGTGGCTGGTAGATTGGCTTTCAGAAATCCGATTCCACCGAATATTTTTACTGAAAAAACCAGAACTAAAAACACCCCCAGACACATCACGAAAAACTGTACGATATCAGAAAATACAACTGCCCGAAATCCACCATAAAGTGTATAGATAATAACGATCGTAGTTCCGATCAGCATACTTACAAATAGGGTTCCACCAAAAATTGCCTGAATCAGCAATCCCAAACTTATGACATAAGCGATAGGAAGCACATTGAAAAAATTGAAAACAGCACTCAGTTTTTCCGATTTAGGACCGAACATTTTCCCTACCAGATTAGGCAGCGTTACAGCTTTATATTTGGAAACTTTCTTCACAATGAAAAGTGCAAAAATAATGTAGGCAATATACCAGAAAAAACCCTGTGTTACAAAGTTGAAGATTCCTTGTTCAAAGGCGATCTTAGTCACGCCGAAAATGCCACCATACCAGGTTGCAACCAAGGTTGCCACAAACATCGGCAGAGTTAACTGTCTTCCCATCAAAAGCAGATCCAGAAAATTATATTCTTCGCTGTTTTTCTTTTTAACTTTTCTCTTGAGAGTCTGTCCATAAATGATTGCTGCAAAAGTAATTAATAAAACCGCTGAGAAAACTATCCAGTCAGCTGATGTTATTATCGATTTGTAATCGACCGTACTTTCAAAATTCATTTCACTCCTTTTTCGGAATTACCCGAACAAGTTCTAAGGGTCGCTTCCACCTCTCAGCACTTTCCCGCCTTTTTGCAGGAAGGCTCCCCTGTTTCTATTCGGAAAGATTTTGAAATTAGAATAAAAGTCAAATCATTTTATCAAAACATAAGTTTAGCAAAACCCTGAAAAGGTTTCTTCCACAGAATCTTGCATTAAACACTTTCAGGGTTTTAAGCAGGAAAAACCTTGCGTCGCAATGGTTGAATAATTGAATGAATTTCTAAATATCCTTGAAACTGCTAATCAGGAAGAAAATCTGGAGAAAGCCTGCCAAAGGTAGAGAAGCCTTTTCAAGTTAAGAAAAAAAACACGCATCCCCCGAAAAATTTGGAAAGTATAAACCTAATTTATTGTAATAAATGAAATTGAATTGATTTCACAGGTTAAAAATTCATGGGCTTGAAAAAAATGAAATTATTGTGTTTTTTTTGTTGCTTACTGAAAAATAAATATTTTTCGGGGGATGCGTGAAGAAAAAAACCATTTGACATCGAAATCATCCCAGTGAAAGTCGACTTTAGATCTTTAAGAAATTAGTGTGTAAATCTGATTTAGGGGTGCCGGAAGGCTGAGATAATACCCTTGAACCTGATCTGGATAATGCCAGCGGAGGAAATATGAAGAAATTGATAAAGTATCGAAATAAACCACATTCCCGTTATCTGCTGGGATGTGGTTTTTTTTGTTTTTAAATGTAATTCTGAAGAAAGAAACTTCGGAATGAAGATGAAACAAGACGTCTTCCTGAGGTATCTACAGATTTTCAAAGAAAATCTTCTTACTGCGGCATATAGCTTTGCTTTCGACTGTGTCCGGCGAAGCTTTGCGAAGACGGAAGGATCTCGTGAAAACTCTTTTAGTTTTACTTCTCGGAAATGCAATGGAGATCGTTTCGTAAGAAATTTTGTAAGATTCCTCGCAAAGACAGTACACTTTCTCCTCGATAGGAGAAGGTGGTCTGAACCACTCGTGAGTGGTCAGATCGGATAAGGTTGAAAAAAAAGGAGCGAAAAAGATGAAGAAATTATTTTTAATTATATTTATAATATTTTTAGCTGATCTGCTATTGGCAGATACTCTGATCGGTCAAATTCGATCAGCAGAAGAAGATAAGGCTTTGGAAGGTGTTTCTGTTTATCTTGAAGGAATGAATAAAGGCACGATAAGCGATGAAAAAGGAAATTTTGTAATTAAGGATCTGGAACCAGGACATTACTTTATAAATTTCACTCGCATGGGTTATAAATCTTTTCAGAAAGAAATTGATTTCCCCCAGGTTTACAGTTTGCAGATCAAGTTGAAAAGAAAACCGACTATGATCGAAGGAATGCGCGTTTCATCGACAGTTGCGGTGGAAAGAGAAACACCAGTTACATTTACGAATATGAAAAAAAAGGAAATTGAGGAAGCTAATTTTGGTCAGGATATTCCCATGCTGATGAATGAACTACCCAACGTATTTTCTTACGCAGATGCCGGCAGCCCGATGGGATATTCTTATCTCAAAATTCGCGGTTTCGATCAGAAGCGAATTGGGGTGATGATCAATGGAATTCCCCTCAATGATCCGGAAGATCATCAGGTTTACTGGGTTGATATGCCCGATTTTGCTGAAAGCATTTCCGATATTCAATTCCAGCGCGGAGTAGGAAGTTCCATTTACGGAGTTTCTACTTTTGGTGGTTCATTGAATATGCAGACAAATCATGCAACTAAGAAAGAAGGTTCCGAACTTTTTGCTAATTTTGGAAGTTATAATACTGTAAAATACGGCTTCAAAACAACTCATGATATAATGAACTATTTCAAACTCAATCTACGGCTTTCCCGCATCACTTCCGATGGTTATCGAGATAACAGCAAAACAGAGCAGCATTCCTATTTTGCAGGTCTCAGCAAGATCGGAGAACGCAGCATCACGGAACTTAATTTCTACGGTGGGAACGAACTCACTCATGCTGCCTGGTACGCCTCCTGGGAAGGTGATCTGCAGGAAAATCACCAGCACAATCCCATCACTTATGATAATGAAATCGATGATTTCAGCCAGCCACATTATGAATTGCATCACAAATATATGATCAACGAAAACCTGAATTCAGAAAATTCTCTTTTCTACATAAAAGGGAAAGGTTATTATGAACAGTACAAAGAAGATCGAGATCTCTGGGAATTTGGTCTGGCAGCCGATCCTGAAACGATCGAAACTGATCTGATCCGCCAGAAATGGGTAGAAAAAAATCAGTATGGCTGGGTGGGAAATCTGCATTGGAACCATCGGTTTGGAAATCTTACAATTGGCAGTTATATCAGCCTTTTCGACAGCGAACATTGGGGAGAAATTGAAGAAGTTATTGGAGCTGATACTTTAAGTGTCAGTTATGAGAAAAATCAGGAATATCACAATTACACAGGAGATAAAAAATATTATACATTTTACATCAATGAAATCTTCAAACCAATTGAAAAAATAAGTATCATGGCAAACCTTCATTATCAGATGATCGACTATAAATTCCGGCAGCATGAATCCGGTAATTTTGCCGGTGAAAATCTTCATTCCTACGAAGTTGATTACAACTTTTTCAATCCCAGATTTGGAGTTAATTACAACTTGAATGAATCGTTCAACATTTATGGAAATCTTTCTTTTGCGCAACGTGAGCCAACCGATGGCGAACTTTTCGATCTGTGGGATGGACCGGACGATTTAGGCGTTGCCCCGCTTTTTGCCAATGCAGATACGATTTATGTGAATGGCCAGATCGATCACATCAAGTGGAGCGATCCTTATGTGAAAGAAGAAAAGCTGATGGATATTGAATTGGGATTTGGTTACGATGCCGGAAGTTGGAAAATCAAAGCGAATCTCTTCCAAATGAATTTCCAGGATGAAATTATCGGCTATGGAACTATGGATGATGATGGTGATCCAATCCGTGGAAATGCCGATGAAACAGTGCATCGCGGAGTGGAGCTTGAAGTGAAAGCAGAAATATTTCCAGATCTGAGTTTGAGTGGAAGTTTCAGTTACAACGATAATTATTTCGAGAAATTTATTATGAAAGACTGGGATGCCAACTGGAATGTTATCGATGTAGATTATTCCGGTAATAAAATAGGTGGTTTCCCCGATATTCTAGCAAGTTCCAAACTTTCTTATGAATGGAAATCTCTATTGACTTCCTTGCAAATTCAACACGTTGGAAAACAATATCTGGATAACACGGAAAATGAAGATCGCATTGTAGAAGCATATCAACTTTTGAATTTTGGTTTTAGTTATAAATTTGATGAATTACTAAAGAAAACAGACGTTGCCGTGAATTTGAAAATTAATAATCTTCTGGATAAAGAATACGAAACATCTGGCTATTATGATCCGTGGGGCGGACCTGACTGGAGTGGTGCGAATTATTATTTTCCCGGAGCTGGAAGAAATATAATTGCAGGAATCAGAGTAGGATTTTAGAGCTCCTTGCAAAGGTTTTTGAGCTCCTTGCTTATTCGACCTTCGCAAGGTTGTATATGAATATATAAGTTAGCATACCGGGCAGACTGGAAGGTCTGCCTATTTTCAACCTTTGATGATAAAATATAACCTTACACCATAATGATTGAAACTATCTATTTTTTCAATATAATAATTCAATAAATCAGCACTTAAATCATTCATTGAGCTTCCAATAATACCTAAATTGTAATAAGGTTCAACAACAAAACCCAAACCTGGTTCTTCAAAACCTCCGAAAACGAATTTCGTGAAAAATTTAACGTGCATATTAATGTCTGTAACCGAATCATCATAATCTGTATCATCGATATCAGATTTCTCTCCAAAGCGTGTGAAATAACGCCAAAACATAAAATTTATTCCAATTCCCGGATCAAATGCGAAACTTCCGGAATCTATGTTTATACCGAAATCCATTGGTAAACTCAAACATCTTAACCAAATGTCTTGTTGATGCTTCACACCGGAATTTCCTACCAGCAAAGCATGAGTTTTAGCTCGATTATATTGAAGTCCAAAAGAAAAACTGAAATAGGGCATTGCCAGACCAAAATCAAATACCATACCATGATTTAGATGAATTTCATCCATTTTAGATGTGAGATATTCCTCATACACATCATTATATTCTTTAACAACTTTATTCAAATTCTTAAATGAGCCAGATGCAACATTGTAACCCATACCGAAGTAAGCTGTTTGACCAAATATCAGTTGAAAAGCGACAAAAATAAAAATGATAAAAAACAATTTCTTCATAAAATATTCCTCCTAAATTCAAACTAATGTATATTATTCAAGTTTCTTTAGTCAAGAAAATCGTTTATTCTGCCTGACATTTTTCAAGCAAATAAAGTCTGTTAGGCAATAATTTCTTGACAGAAAATGCCTAACAATAAGGTGTTATTGCATGATTTGTTAGGCAGGGATTTATGAGTATTATTAATGATATTCTAATTGAAGAAAAAAATAGGTTGTTAGATCTGTTGGAGCAGTTTGAAAAGGAATTGAGAAATCTTCCCAAGGGATCTATTTCATACAAAGAACGAGGAAAACATATTTACTGTTACAGAGCTTTTCGAGCAGGGAAAAAGATTATTTTTCAGTATCTGGGCAAAGAAAATTCTGATCAAGTAAATGCAATGAAAGAAAAAATTCTTAGAAGAAAAAATCTTGAGCAAAAAATCAATGAAATAAAAAAAAATTTACAGGAAGTACGTAGAGGTTTAGGTGAAAAACAAAAATAAACTTTTTGAAAACATTTTACTTGCTTTAAACAAAGCAGGAATTCTGCAAGACATTATATTAATTGGCAGTTGGGTTCTGCCAGTTTATAAATATCACTTTTCTAATTCAGCTGGAATTCCAATTCTACGAACTACAGATATTGATTTTTTGATTACAAATCCACCCGGAATCAAAAAGAAAGTAGATGTTTCGGCAATTTTAAAATCCTTAGGTTTTGAAGAAACTTTTTCTTTATTGAATAATTTTACCAAGTTTTCACATGTCGATTTTGAAATAGAGTTTTTGATTCCCAAACTGGGAAGAGGAAATGACAAAGCTATTTATATTGAAGAACTCAATGTTATTGCTCAGCCCTTAAGATATCTTAATTTCATTCAAAATAATACAATAGTTATGGATTTTGGTATTATGAAGATTCGAGTACCGGAACCGGCAGCTTTTGTTTTAATGAAATATCTACTGACAATCAAAAGAAAAGATGAAAAAAAAATCGCCAAAGATTTACGAACAGCTAACGAATTAACCGATTTTTTATTATCAAAATCTGATCAAAGAAAAAACCTCAAAATACTATTTTCAGAAATGCCCAGAAAATGGCAAAGAAAATTAATGAAAATTATTTATGATAACTGCTTTGAGCTTTATAAGCTTTTGACAGAAG containing:
- a CDS encoding BtpA/SgcQ family protein, which codes for MNKFTVDFFKTKKIIGMIHVQALPGTPKNDKTIAEIIDLAVKEAKIYQECGVDAIMLENMHDVPYLNREVGPEITAAMTAIAREVKCEVNLPCGLQILAGANQAALAAALAAECEFVRCEGFVFSHIADEGLMNSDAGELMRFRKKIGAEHIAIFTDVQKKHSSHAITSDLSISDFTKAAEFFLSDGIIITGKSTSEKTELSDLKEAERSTKLAILIGSGISIQNISEYWNYADGFIIGSHFKIDGNWQNSVSENRVKKFITKIENLKG
- a CDS encoding sodium:solute symporter family protein, which codes for MNFESTVDYKSIITSADWIVFSAVLLITFAAIIYGQTLKRKVKKKNSEEYNFLDLLLMGRQLTLPMFVATLVATWYGGIFGVTKIAFEQGIFNFVTQGFFWYIAYIIFALFIVKKVSKYKAVTLPNLVGKMFGPKSEKLSAVFNFFNVLPIAYVISLGLLIQAIFGGTLFVSMLIGTTIVIIYTLYGGFRAVVFSDIVQFFVMCLGVFLVLVFSVKIFGGIGFLKANLPATHFSPTGGVGLATTLVWGFIALSTLVDPNFYQRVFAAKNEKAARNGILISTLIWFLFDICTTSGAMYARAVIPEAASDKAYLIYALQILPAGIRGFVLAGILATILSTLDSYLFIAGTTVSYDLMPRKLKGKVSLYHLGIIFVGILAVILGIVFEGNIKDVWKTLGSYSASCLLLPVLYGYIFPGKIKDNQFIFASILGVITVSVWRNITLTGFWQNVDELYMGIIATSLGLISYGLLKKLLKTSSFCLPSRSFELPQDDEKEKEMKIGSIITLLLGIGLLVFAVIHFAQGIIMWALVKLIIATGLITITFVKNRYGMIIFGHAAIVAGCMLVTAGIYYVPIISESVKANNGEISIMHIFALPLFWGFFSIFGGICAIYHGFCKCVRKDWKI
- a CDS encoding TonB-dependent receptor, with protein sequence MKKLFLIIFIIFLADLLLADTLIGQIRSAEEDKALEGVSVYLEGMNKGTISDEKGNFVIKDLEPGHYFINFTRMGYKSFQKEIDFPQVYSLQIKLKRKPTMIEGMRVSSTVAVERETPVTFTNMKKKEIEEANFGQDIPMLMNELPNVFSYADAGSPMGYSYLKIRGFDQKRIGVMINGIPLNDPEDHQVYWVDMPDFAESISDIQFQRGVGSSIYGVSTFGGSLNMQTNHATKKEGSELFANFGSYNTVKYGFKTTHDIMNYFKLNLRLSRITSDGYRDNSKTEQHSYFAGLSKIGERSITELNFYGGNELTHAAWYASWEGDLQENHQHNPITYDNEIDDFSQPHYELHHKYMINENLNSENSLFYIKGKGYYEQYKEDRDLWEFGLAADPETIETDLIRQKWVEKNQYGWVGNLHWNHRFGNLTIGSYISLFDSEHWGEIEEVIGADTLSVSYEKNQEYHNYTGDKKYYTFYINEIFKPIEKISIMANLHYQMIDYKFRQHESGNFAGENLHSYEVDYNFFNPRFGVNYNLNESFNIYGNLSFAQREPTDGELFDLWDGPDDLGVAPLFANADTIYVNGQIDHIKWSDPYVKEEKLMDIELGFGYDAGSWKIKANLFQMNFQDEIIGYGTMDDDGDPIRGNADETVHRGVELEVKAEIFPDLSLSGSFSYNDNYFEKFIMKDWDANWNVIDVDYSGNKIGGFPDILASSKLSYEWKSLLTSLQIQHVGKQYLDNTENEDRIVEAYQLLNFGFSYKFDELLKKTDVAVNLKINNLLDKEYETSGYYDPWGGPDWSGANYYFPGAGRNIIAGIRVGF
- a CDS encoding nucleotidyltransferase domain-containing protein → MKNKNKLFENILLALNKAGILQDIILIGSWVLPVYKYHFSNSAGIPILRTTDIDFLITNPPGIKKKVDVSAILKSLGFEETFSLLNNFTKFSHVDFEIEFLIPKLGRGNDKAIYIEELNVIAQPLRYLNFIQNNTIVMDFGIMKIRVPEPAAFVLMKYLLTIKRKDEKKIAKDLRTANELTDFLLSKSDQRKNLKILFSEMPRKWQRKLMKIIYDNCFELYKLLTEESET